Proteins encoded together in one Fusobacterium sp. FSA-380-WT-3A window:
- the trxA gene encoding thioredoxin, whose translation MLNITKENFNEEVLNSKGLVLVDFWATWCGPCKALGPILEDFANGNSNVKVGKINVDEQPELASQFRVMSIPTLLLFKDGEVVNKSVGLLSKEELENFVK comes from the coding sequence ATGTTAAATATAACAAAAGAAAATTTTAATGAAGAGGTATTAAATAGTAAAGGATTAGTATTAGTTGATTTTTGGGCTACTTGGTGTGGACCTTGTAAAGCTTTAGGACCTATTTTAGAAGACTTTGCTAACGGAAATTCTAATGTAAAAGTTGGAAAAATAAATGTAGATGAACAACCAGAACTTGCTTCACAATTTAGAGTAATGAGTATTCCAACATTATTATTATTTAAAGATGGAGAAGTTGTAAATAAATCAGTTGGGCTTTTATCAAAAGAAGAGTTAGAAAATTTTGTAAAATAA
- a CDS encoding M20 family metallopeptidase, producing the protein MEIKELAKKYKEYVINLRREFHQIPEPSLEEYKTSKKIQEELEKMGIKYKVVANTGIVAEIGKNYQGKKIALRADIDALQVKECTGVEYASKNTGMMHACGHDGHISILLGAAKILKEIENEINGVVKLYFQPAEEIAQGAKKMIEEEPLKGVVDGCFGIHLWSDIPSGKISVEEGPRMASADVLRIEIKGRGGHGSLPHQTIDSVVVGSSLVMNLQSIVSREISPVDSAVVTIGSFHSGTRFNVIANQATLEGTVRTFSKETGKKVEDAIKRFVKSTCEAYRASGEVFYSYGTTPVINDSTCSKIAEKSVEKLLGKEGLTKFEKITGAEDFCYFLEEVPGVLAFVGIRNEEKNANYPHHHEKFNMDEDALEYGMGLYAQYAIDFLNN; encoded by the coding sequence ATGGAAATAAAAGAATTGGCTAAAAAGTACAAAGAATATGTTATTAATCTAAGAAGAGAATTTCACCAAATTCCTGAACCTAGTTTAGAAGAATATAAAACTTCTAAAAAAATTCAAGAAGAACTTGAAAAAATGGGTATAAAATATAAAGTTGTAGCAAATACTGGAATAGTTGCTGAAATTGGTAAAAATTATCAAGGAAAAAAAATAGCCTTAAGAGCTGATATAGATGCTTTACAAGTAAAAGAATGTACTGGAGTAGAATATGCTTCTAAAAATACAGGTATGATGCATGCTTGTGGTCATGATGGACATATCTCTATTTTACTAGGTGCTGCTAAAATATTAAAAGAAATCGAAAATGAAATAAATGGAGTAGTAAAATTATATTTCCAACCAGCTGAAGAAATTGCTCAAGGGGCAAAAAAAATGATAGAAGAAGAACCTCTAAAAGGAGTAGTTGATGGTTGTTTTGGTATTCATTTATGGTCTGATATTCCAAGTGGGAAAATTTCTGTAGAAGAGGGACCTAGAATGGCTTCAGCAGATGTTTTAAGAATTGAAATAAAAGGAAGAGGAGGGCATGGTTCTTTACCTCACCAAACTATAGATTCTGTTGTAGTAGGTTCATCTTTAGTTATGAATTTACAATCTATTGTAAGTAGAGAAATAAGTCCAGTTGATTCTGCTGTTGTTACCATTGGTTCATTCCATTCAGGAACAAGATTTAATGTAATAGCTAATCAAGCTACCTTAGAGGGAACTGTTAGAACTTTTAGTAAAGAAACTGGAAAGAAAGTAGAAGATGCTATAAAAAGATTTGTTAAATCAACATGTGAAGCTTATAGAGCTTCTGGAGAAGTTTTCTATTCTTATGGAACTACTCCTGTAATAAATGATTCTACTTGCTCTAAAATAGCTGAAAAATCTGTTGAAAAACTTTTGGGAAAAGAGGGATTAACAAAATTTGAAAAAATAACTGGGGCAGAAGATTTTTGTTATTTCTTAGAAGAAGTTCCTGGAGTTTTAGCCTTTGTTGGAATAAGAAATGAAGAAAAAAATGCTAATTATCCACATCATCATGAAAAATTTAATATGGATGAGGATGCTTTAGAATATGGTATGGGACTTTATGCTCAATATGCTATAGATTTTTTAAATAACTAG
- a CDS encoding RluA family pseudouridine synthase, which translates to MKKFIIEPENNNLTVGEYLKNIKGYSTRNLRNADIYLNNKKVKLDKKVKKLNRLLVVEKEKGTNIEPIEMPLDIIYEDKNLLIVNKEPQLVVHPTQKKVDKTLANGIVHYFFKTTGKTIVPRFYNRLDMDTSGLIVITKNAFTQAFLQDKAKVKKYYLAIVDGIVEKDEFLIEKAIGRVGDNIKREELSLENGGQEAKTLVKVLKRDFEKNISLIELELFTGRTHQIRVHMSLEGHPIVGDSLYGPDIQPVSRQFLHAYKLIIKNPETLEDFTLEIPLPKDMNDFLNIK; encoded by the coding sequence ATGAAAAAATTTATAATAGAACCAGAAAATAATAATCTAACAGTTGGAGAATATCTAAAAAATATAAAAGGTTACTCTACTAGAAACTTACGAAATGCTGATATTTATCTAAATAACAAAAAAGTAAAACTTGATAAAAAAGTAAAAAAACTTAATAGATTATTAGTTGTAGAAAAAGAAAAAGGAACTAATATAGAACCGATTGAAATGCCTTTAGATATAATATATGAAGACAAAAATCTATTAATTGTTAATAAAGAACCTCAATTAGTTGTACATCCTACACAAAAAAAAGTTGATAAAACATTGGCTAATGGTATTGTTCATTATTTTTTTAAAACCACTGGAAAAACTATTGTTCCAAGATTTTATAATAGATTAGATATGGACACTTCTGGTTTAATAGTTATTACAAAAAATGCTTTTACCCAAGCTTTTTTACAAGATAAAGCAAAAGTAAAAAAATATTATTTAGCTATTGTTGATGGGATTGTTGAAAAAGATGAGTTTCTTATTGAAAAAGCTATTGGAAGAGTTGGAGATAATATAAAAAGAGAAGAATTATCTCTAGAAAATGGTGGTCAAGAAGCAAAAACTCTAGTTAAAGTCTTAAAAAGAGATTTTGAAAAAAATATTTCTTTAATAGAATTAGAACTTTTTACAGGAAGAACTCATCAAATAAGAGTACACATGTCTTTAGAAGGTCATCCTATTGTAGGTGATTCCCTATATGGACCTGATATTCAACCAGTTTCAAGACAATTTTTACATGCTTATAAATTAATAATAAAAAATCCTGAAACTCTTGAGGATTTTACTCTTGAAATTCCTCTTCCTAAAGATATGAATGATTTTTTAAATATCAAATAA
- the gap gene encoding type I glyceraldehyde-3-phosphate dehydrogenase: MAVKVAINGFGRIGRLALRLMVQNPEFDVVAINDLTDAHMLAHLFKYDSAQGRFNGTIEVKEDAFVVNGKEIKVFAQADPANLPWGELGVDVVLECTGFFTKKEKAEAHIQAGAKKVVISAPATGDLKTIVYNVNDNILDGTETVISGASCTTNCLAPMAKALNDNFGIVEGLMTTIHAYTNDQNTLDGPHRKGDLRRARAAAANITPNTTGAAKAIGLVIPELKGKLDGAAQRVPVVTGSITELVTVLSKPVTVEEVNAAMKAAATESFGYTEEELVSSDIIGINYGSLFDATQTKVMTVGDKQLVKTVAWYDNEMSYTSQLIRTLKKFVELSK; this comes from the coding sequence ATGGCAGTTAAAGTAGCAATTAACGGATTCGGAAGAATAGGAAGATTAGCATTAAGATTAATGGTTCAAAACCCTGAGTTTGATGTAGTAGCAATCAATGACTTAACAGATGCTCATATGTTAGCTCACTTATTCAAATATGACTCAGCTCAAGGAAGATTCAATGGAACTATCGAAGTTAAAGAAGATGCTTTCGTAGTTAACGGAAAAGAAATAAAAGTATTCGCGCAAGCTGACCCAGCTAACTTACCTTGGGGAGAATTAGGAGTAGACGTAGTATTAGAATGTACTGGATTCTTTACTAAAAAAGAAAAAGCTGAAGCTCATATTCAAGCAGGAGCTAAAAAAGTTGTTATATCAGCACCAGCTACAGGAGATTTAAAAACAATAGTTTATAACGTAAACGACAATATATTAGATGGAACTGAAACAGTTATTTCTGGAGCTTCTTGTACAACTAACTGTTTAGCACCTATGGCTAAAGCATTAAATGACAACTTTGGAATCGTTGAAGGATTAATGACAACTATCCATGCTTATACAAATGACCAAAACACATTAGATGGACCACACAGAAAAGGAGATTTAAGAAGAGCTAGAGCTGCTGCTGCTAACATTACTCCTAACACAACTGGAGCTGCTAAAGCAATCGGATTAGTTATTCCTGAATTAAAAGGAAAATTAGATGGAGCTGCTCAAAGAGTACCAGTAGTAACAGGATCTATTACTGAATTAGTAACAGTATTATCTAAACCAGTTACAGTTGAAGAAGTTAACGCTGCTATGAAAGCTGCTGCTACTGAATCTTTCGGATATACTGAAGAAGAATTAGTATCTAGCGATATTATCGGAATCAACTATGGTTCATTATTCGATGCAACTCAAACTAAAGTTATGACAGTTGGAGACAAACAATTAGTTAAAACAGTTGCTTGGTATGACAATGAAATGTCTTATACTTCTCAATTAATCAGAACTCTTAAAAAATTTGTTGAATTATCTAAATAA
- a CDS encoding CoA-binding protein, with amino-acid sequence MDLEEIMKEKTFVIVGDTLNEEKYACIIKNKMISNGYNVYAVGKELKSLNDIPEEIDIIDLCINAKDGLRLIKECNKTFKSIVIQPGASDEELLEYLKEKKYPYIDGCLLVGLSLYKK; translated from the coding sequence ATGGATTTAGAAGAAATTATGAAAGAAAAAACTTTTGTAATAGTAGGAGATACTTTAAACGAAGAAAAATATGCTTGCATAATAAAAAATAAAATGATTTCTAATGGATATAATGTTTATGCTGTAGGAAAAGAATTAAAATCTTTAAATGATATTCCAGAAGAAATAGATATTATAGATTTATGTATTAATGCAAAAGATGGACTTCGTCTTATAAAAGAATGTAACAAAACTTTTAAATCTATAGTAATTCAACCAGGAGCAAGTGATGAAGAGCTTCTTGAATATTTAAAAGAAAAAAAATATCCTTATATAGACGGATGTTTATTAGTAGGATTATCTTTATATAAAAAATAA
- the pgk gene encoding phosphoglycerate kinase, with translation MAKQIVTDLNVRDKKVLMRVDFNVPMKDGKITNDNRIVAALPTIKYVLENGGKVIAFSHLGKVKTEEDLKTKSIKPAAERLSELLGQEVKFVPATRGTELEEAINNLKSGEIMMFENTRFEDLDGKKESKNDPELGKYWASLGDLFVNDAFGTAHRAHASNIGIAANIGEGKSAAGFLMEKEIKFIGEAVDSPVRPLVAILGGAKVSDKIGVIENLLVKADKVLVGGAMMFTFLRALGKNTGTSLVEEDKIELAKALLEKANGKLILPIDTVVAPKFDNDAPHMTVSVDEIPADQMGLDVGAATIELFSKEIAAAKTVVWNGPMGVFEMPNFAKGTIGVCEAIANLKDATTIIGGGDSAAAAMQLGYADKFTHISTGGGASLEYLEGKELPGVVSISDK, from the coding sequence ATGGCAAAACAAATCGTAACAGATTTAAATGTAAGAGATAAAAAAGTTCTTATGAGAGTAGACTTTAACGTTCCTATGAAAGATGGAAAAATAACTAATGATAATAGAATAGTTGCTGCTTTACCAACTATAAAATATGTTCTTGAAAATGGTGGAAAAGTTATAGCTTTCTCTCACTTAGGTAAAGTAAAAACTGAGGAAGATTTAAAAACTAAATCTATAAAACCAGCTGCTGAAAGATTATCTGAATTATTAGGACAAGAAGTTAAATTTGTTCCAGCTACTAGAGGAACTGAATTAGAAGAAGCTATCAATAATTTAAAATCTGGAGAAATCATGATGTTTGAAAACACAAGATTTGAAGACCTTGATGGTAAAAAAGAATCTAAAAATGACCCTGAATTAGGAAAATATTGGGCTTCTTTAGGAGATTTATTTGTTAATGATGCTTTTGGAACAGCTCACAGAGCTCATGCTTCTAACATTGGAATCGCTGCTAATATTGGAGAAGGAAAATCTGCTGCTGGATTCTTAATGGAAAAAGAAATTAAATTTATAGGGGAAGCTGTTGATTCTCCTGTAAGACCTTTAGTTGCTATCTTAGGAGGAGCTAAAGTTTCTGATAAAATAGGAGTTATTGAAAATCTATTAGTTAAAGCTGATAAAGTTCTTGTAGGTGGAGCTATGATGTTTACATTCTTAAGAGCTTTAGGTAAAAATACAGGAACTTCTTTAGTAGAAGAAGATAAAATTGAATTAGCAAAAGCTTTATTAGAAAAAGCAAATGGAAAATTAATATTACCTATAGATACAGTTGTTGCACCTAAATTTGATAATGATGCACCTCATATGACAGTTTCTGTTGATGAAATTCCTGCTGACCAAATGGGATTAGATGTTGGTGCTGCTACAATTGAATTATTCTCTAAAGAAATAGCTGCTGCTAAAACAGTAGTATGGAATGGACCAATGGGTGTATTTGAAATGCCTAACTTTGCAAAAGGAACTATTGGAGTTTGTGAAGCTATCGCTAACTTAAAAGATGCTACAACTATAATTGGAGGAGGAGATTCTGCTGCTGCTGCAATGCAATTAGGATATGCTGATAAATTTACTCATATCTCTACTGGTGGAGGAGCTTCTCTTGAATATTTAGAAGGAAAAGAATTACCAGGAGTAGTTTCTATTTCTGACAAATAA
- a CDS encoding RidA family protein, translating into MKKIINTPKAPAALGPYSQAVEVNGTLYISGQIPFVPETMTLVSDDVKAQTRQSLENLKAILDEAGYTFKDVVKATCFIKNMDDFGAINEVYNEYLGEVKPARACVEVARLPKDVKVEIELIAVK; encoded by the coding sequence ATGAAAAAAATAATAAATACACCAAAAGCACCAGCAGCTTTAGGACCATATTCACAAGCAGTAGAGGTAAATGGAACTTTATACATATCAGGACAAATACCATTTGTGCCAGAAACAATGACATTAGTATCAGATGATGTAAAAGCTCAAACAAGACAATCATTAGAAAATTTAAAAGCAATACTAGATGAAGCAGGGTATACATTTAAAGATGTAGTAAAAGCAACATGTTTCATAAAAAATATGGATGATTTTGGAGCAATAAATGAAGTGTATAATGAATATTTAGGAGAAGTAAAACCAGCAAGAGCTTGTGTAGAGGTAGCAAGATTACCAAAAGATGTAAAAGTAGAAATAGAATTAATAGCTGTTAAATAG
- a CDS encoding LamB/YcsF family protein, whose product MIRVDLNCDLGESFGAYKIGMDEEVLKYISSANVACGWHAGDSVVMEKTVSLAKKNGVAIGAHPGFPDLMGFGRRNLNASPAEVKTYIKYQLGALQAFAKAEGVTLQHVKPHGALYNMAAKDSKLAMAIAEAIKEVDDSLILMGLANSEMIKAGEALGLKVANEVFADRAYNDDGTLVARTLPGAVIHDKDLAIKRVIRMVKEGKVESINGKDVDIKVHTICIHGDNPEALVFSQKIREALINEGVEISSLRGDE is encoded by the coding sequence ATGATAAGAGTGGATTTAAACTGTGATCTTGGAGAAAGTTTTGGGGCGTATAAAATAGGAATGGATGAAGAAGTTTTAAAGTATATTTCTTCAGCTAATGTAGCCTGTGGATGGCATGCTGGGGATTCTGTTGTTATGGAAAAAACAGTTTCTTTAGCTAAAAAAAATGGAGTAGCTATAGGAGCCCATCCAGGATTTCCTGATTTAATGGGATTTGGAAGAAGAAATTTAAATGCTTCACCAGCTGAAGTAAAAACATATATAAAATATCAATTAGGAGCTCTTCAAGCTTTTGCTAAGGCTGAAGGAGTTACTTTACAACATGTCAAACCTCATGGGGCTTTATACAATATGGCAGCAAAAGACAGTAAACTAGCTATGGCTATAGCTGAGGCTATAAAAGAAGTTGATGATAGTTTAATCTTAATGGGATTAGCTAATAGTGAAATGATAAAAGCTGGAGAAGCTTTAGGATTAAAAGTAGCTAATGAAGTTTTTGCTGACAGAGCTTATAATGATGACGGAACATTGGTAGCTAGAACTTTACCAGGAGCAGTTATCCATGATAAAGATTTAGCTATAAAAAGAGTTATAAGAATGGTAAAAGAAGGAAAAGTAGAAAGTATAAATGGAAAAGATGTAGATATAAAAGTTCATACTATATGTATACATGGAGATAATCCAGAAGCTTTAGTATTCTCACAAAAAATAAGAGAAGCTCTTATTAATGAAGGAGTTGAAATTTCTTCGTTAAGAGGTGATGAATAA
- a CDS encoding Crp/Fnr family transcriptional regulator, with amino-acid sequence MKDFLKIIKKSELFYSLNDKEIEVLFECLQVKIKDFDKETYVFRSGDKISEIGLVLSGKVHIINEDYWGNRNIIYEIKESEIFGEAFACTQNILPVSVISIQKSKVMFIDFNRITKTCSFTTSVREILIRNLAIILSKNNIILTSKIEHMSRRNTRDKLLSYLSEQANIAKNSKFSIPFNRQQLADYLCIDRSAMSNELSKLKSEGIIKYKKEQFELLKS; translated from the coding sequence ATGAAAGATTTTTTAAAAATTATAAAAAAATCTGAACTTTTTTATAGTCTAAATGATAAAGAAATTGAAGTATTATTTGAATGTCTCCAAGTAAAAATAAAAGATTTTGATAAAGAAACTTATGTTTTTAGAAGTGGAGATAAAATTAGTGAAATAGGTTTAGTCTTAAGTGGTAAAGTTCATATTATAAATGAAGATTATTGGGGAAATAGAAATATTATATATGAAATAAAAGAAAGTGAAATTTTTGGAGAAGCTTTTGCTTGTACTCAAAATATTCTTCCAGTAAGTGTTATTTCTATTCAAAAAAGTAAGGTAATGTTTATAGACTTCAACAGGATAACAAAAACTTGCTCTTTTACTACCTCTGTTAGAGAAATTTTAATTAGAAATCTTGCTATAATCCTTTCTAAAAATAATATTATTTTAACCTCAAAAATAGAACATATGTCAAGAAGAAATACAAGAGATAAATTACTTTCTTATCTTTCAGAACAAGCTAATATTGCAAAAAATTCAAAATTTTCTATTCCTTTTAATAGACAACAATTAGCTGATTATCTTTGTATTGATAGAAGTGCTATGTCAAATGAACTTTCTAAACTAAAATCTGAAGGAATTATAAAATATAAAAAAGAACAATTTGAATTATTAAAATCTTAA
- a CDS encoding NRAMP family divalent metal transporter, whose product MADNKNKGAIVGAAFLMATSAIGPGFLTQTAVFTETFKANFAFTILVVTIATLIVQLNIWRVICVSGMRGQDIANKVAPGLGYFIAGLVSLGGLAFNIGNVGGAALGLNALFGCDITLGVVISGALAVFVFLSKDMGTVMDKLTKFLGALMIIVMGYVAVLSAPPVGEALHGAIFPESYSDLTLSIVTLLGGTIGGYITFAGAHRLIDANTKGIENLDKINQSSIMGVSIASLIRIMLFLAVLGVVSVGFKLDPANPPASAFKAGAGIIGYKIFGLVIFAAALTSIVGAAYTSVSFLKTLSKTVMEKEKYFIIGFIVFSTLVMAFLGKPVVLLVLAGSLNGLILPITLGVVLLGSRKKEIVGEYKHSTLLTVLGTIVVFVTGYAGIMSLKGIMQLFK is encoded by the coding sequence ATGGCGGATAACAAAAATAAAGGAGCCATAGTAGGGGCAGCCTTCCTTATGGCAACATCAGCTATAGGACCAGGATTTTTAACACAAACAGCTGTTTTTACAGAAACTTTTAAAGCTAATTTTGCTTTTACTATTTTAGTTGTTACAATAGCTACATTAATTGTTCAATTAAATATTTGGAGAGTAATTTGTGTTTCTGGAATGAGAGGACAAGACATTGCCAATAAAGTAGCTCCAGGATTAGGGTATTTTATAGCTGGATTAGTTTCATTAGGAGGACTTGCTTTTAATATAGGAAATGTTGGGGGAGCAGCTTTAGGATTAAATGCTTTATTTGGATGTGACATAACTTTAGGAGTAGTTATATCTGGGGCTTTAGCTGTATTTGTTTTTTTATCTAAAGATATGGGAACTGTAATGGATAAATTAACAAAATTTTTAGGAGCTTTAATGATAATAGTTATGGGATATGTGGCAGTATTATCAGCCCCTCCAGTAGGAGAAGCTCTTCATGGAGCAATTTTTCCAGAAAGTTATAGTGATTTAACTTTATCTATAGTAACTTTACTTGGAGGAACAATTGGAGGATATATAACGTTTGCTGGAGCTCATAGACTTATAGATGCCAATACTAAAGGAATAGAAAATTTAGATAAAATTAATCAAAGTTCTATAATGGGAGTTTCAATAGCTTCTCTTATAAGAATTATGTTATTTTTAGCTGTACTTGGAGTTGTTTCAGTTGGATTTAAATTAGACCCAGCTAATCCACCAGCTTCTGCTTTTAAAGCTGGAGCTGGAATTATAGGATACAAAATATTTGGATTAGTTATTTTTGCTGCTGCTTTAACATCAATAGTAGGAGCTGCTTATACTTCAGTTTCATTCTTAAAAACTTTATCTAAAACAGTAATGGAAAAAGAAAAATATTTTATAATAGGATTTATAGTATTTTCAACTTTAGTTATGGCTTTTCTAGGCAAACCTGTTGTTTTATTAGTTTTAGCAGGGTCACTTAATGGATTAATACTTCCAATAACTTTAGGAGTAGTATTATTAGGTTCAAGAAAAAAAGAGATTGTAGGAGAATACAAACATTCAACATTACTTACTGTTCTAGGAACAATAGTTGTTTTTGTAACTGGATATGCAGGAATAATGTCTTTAAAAGGAATAATGCAACTTTTTAAATAA
- the purC gene encoding phosphoribosylaminoimidazolesuccinocarboxamide synthase — MKKLDMVYEGKAKKVFATDLEDQFIVEYKDDATAFNGLKKGSIAGKGVINNRMTNIVFKYLEENGVETHLVQELSDRETLVKKVSIVPLEVIVRNVAAGSFSKKFGVEEGRELLNPILEFSYKNDELGDPMINDLQILAIGIATKEELKNISEQALKINELMKKFFIERNIKLIDFKIEFGRYKDRIILADEVSPDTCRLWDSTTNEKLDKDRFRRDLGRVEEAYEEVWRRITK, encoded by the coding sequence ATGAAAAAATTAGACATGGTTTATGAAGGAAAAGCTAAAAAAGTATTTGCTACTGATTTAGAAGATCAATTTATAGTGGAATACAAAGATGATGCTACTGCCTTTAATGGACTAAAAAAAGGATCTATCGCTGGAAAAGGAGTTATCAATAATAGAATGACAAACATTGTATTCAAGTATCTTGAAGAAAATGGAGTTGAAACTCATCTTGTCCAAGAATTGAGTGATAGAGAAACTCTTGTAAAAAAAGTTTCTATAGTTCCTTTAGAAGTAATTGTTAGAAATGTTGCTGCTGGAAGTTTTTCTAAAAAATTTGGAGTAGAAGAAGGAAGAGAGTTACTTAATCCTATCTTAGAATTTTCATATAAAAATGATGAACTAGGTGACCCTATGATTAATGATTTACAAATTCTTGCTATTGGAATAGCTACAAAAGAAGAATTAAAAAATATTTCTGAACAAGCATTAAAAATAAATGAATTAATGAAAAAATTCTTTATAGAAAGAAATATCAAACTTATAGATTTTAAAATAGAATTTGGTCGTTATAAAGATAGAATAATATTAGCTGACGAAGTTTCTCCAGATACTTGTAGATTATGGGATTCAACAACTAATGAAAAATTAGATAAAGACCGTTTCCGTAGAGATTTAGGAAGAGTTGAAGAAGCTTATGAAGAAGTTTGGAGAAGAATAACTAAATAA